CGTGCCGCGGCCGCCGCGCGAGAATCCCGAAGACTCCCAGAGCCCCGCCGTCGCGCCCGCGCCAAGCGGCGTCCCCCCTGGAGGCGCCGGGCGTGCGCGGGTGGCGGTGATCTTCGACGACGCGGGGTACAGCCTGCAGACCGCGCGCGAGGTGATGGCGCTCCCGCGGCCGGTCACGATCTCGGTGCTTCCGGGCCTGCCGTTCTCCACGCCGATCGCGGAGGAGGCGGCGCGCCGCGGGGTGCAGGTCATCCTCCATCTGCCGGTACAGCCGGACAACCCGGGGCTGGCTCTGGGACCGGGCGGCATCACCGTGGACATGAGCGATGATGCCATCGCGCAGACCGTGGCGTCGGACTTCGCGTCGGTCCCCGGCGCGGTCGGGACGAACAACCACATGGGCTCCCGGGGGACGGCGGATCCGCGTGTGATGCGCGCGGTGCTCGGGGTGGTCAAGGCGCGCCGCGTGTTCTTCATCGACAGCCTGACGTCGCCGCGGTCCGTGGCGGCCGAGACGGCGCGGACGATGGGCGTGCCCACCGCCGTGCGGGCGGTGTTCCTCGACAATCAGGACGACGAGACCTACGTGCGGGGCCAATTCCACGCCCTCATCCGGGTGGCGCAAACCCACGGGCAGGCGATCGCCATCGGCCACGTCGGCAAGGTGACCGCGCGCGTCCTGCGCGAGATGCTGCCGGAGTTCGACGAGGCGGGCATCCGGTTCGTCTTCGTGTCGTCCCTGGTCCACTGAACAGTTTGCTACAATAACACCGCGCACAACGCCGCCGTGCCGGCGCGCGGGACCTGCCGGCCGTCGCGGCTCATATTCCGCCACCGGGAGGCGCCAATGCGAGTCACGACGGCCGACACGCTCCCCCACGCCACGCCCTGCGACCTTCTCGCGCTCGCCGTCCCCGAGCCCGGAACGCTCGACGGCGACGCCGCGGCGGTCGACCGCCACCTCGGCGGCAGGTTGGGGGAGGCGGCCCGCGCCGACGCCTTCACCGGCAAGCGGGGCCGCACGCTGCTCCTGCACACGCTCGACTCGCCCTTCCGGCGGGTGCTCCTCGTCGGCACCGGCCGCGACCACGGGCCCGAGGCCGTCCGCCGGTACTCGGCCGTCGCGGTGCGGGCGGCCCGCGACCTCCGCGCCGCCCGGGTGGCCGTCGCCGTGCCGCTCGAAGACACCGCACGGGGCACGGGCGAGGCGGATTCGGCCGGCGAGCGGGTCCGCGCCGCGGCGGAGGGGGCCGGCCTCGCCGCCTACCGGTTCGACCGGTACCGCAGCCAGGACAACGGCGCGCCCGACGAGGCGGTGGTGCTGGCCCGCGGCGACGCTGCCGCGGCCGCGCGCGCGGTGCGGCAGGCGGACATCGCCGTCGCGGCGACCTCGCGCGCCCGCGACCTCGTGAACGAGCCGGCGAACGTGGTGACGCCGGCCGCGCTCGCGCAGGTCGCGCGGGAGATCGCGTCGCGTGACGGGCTGGACTGCCGGATCATCGAGCTCGACGAGGCGCGGGAGATGGGAATGGGCCTGTTCGCGGCGGTGGCGGCCGCCAGTTCGCAGCCGGCCAAGTTCATCGTCCTGGATTACCGGCCGCCCCAGGCCGGGACGCAGGCCGCGCGCACCGTGGCGCTGGCGGGCAAAGGCATCACGTTCGACAGCGGCGGCCTTTCGATCAAGACCGCCGGCGGAATGGCGACGATGAAGAGCGATATGGCCGGCGCCGCGGCGGTGCTGGCGGCGATGGGCGCGCTCCGGGAGCTGGCCGTGCCGGTGCGGGTGCTCGGGATCGCCGCGGCGACCGAAAACATGATCAGCGGGCACGCGACGCGTCCCGGCGACATCGTCCGCGGGCTCGGCGGCAAGACGGTGGAAATCAACAACACCGACGCCGAGGGCCGGCTGGTGCTCGCGGATGCCCTGGCCTTCGCCGTGCGCGACGGCGCCGCCGAGATCATCGACCTCGCCACGCTCACCGGGTCGTGCGTGGTCGCGCTGGGGGATCACACCGCCGGGTTGATGACCAACGATCAGCCCCTCGCGGACCGGCTGCTCCGGGCGGCCGGGGCCGCCGGTGAGCAGTTGTGGCAGCTGCCGATGTACGAAGAATTCACCGAGGCGATGCGCGGCGAGATCAGCGATCTTAAGAACTCCGCCGGCCGCGAAGGCGGCGCGGAGCGCGCCGCGGCCTTCATGGGCGAGTTTGTCGGCGGGACCCCGTGGGCTCACCTCGACATCGCGGGCCCCGCGTTCGCCGAGGACCGCAAGGGACCGCCGTACGTGCCGCCGGGCGGCACCGGCTACGGCGTCCGGACGTTGCTGCGCTACCTCGAGTCGGCGCCGGGGAGGTAGGCTCCCCCGTACAGGGCGCCCGCCGCCGCCCCGCCGAGCAGCGGACCGATCCAGTAGACCCACTGATCGGCCCAGGCGCCGGACCAGAGCGCCGGACCGATGGCGCGGGCGGGATTCACCGCCGCGCCGGTGAGCGCCCCGAAGGCGAGAATGTCCATCGTGATCGTGAGTCCGATCGCGAGGCCGCCGATGCGCGGCGCCGCGGGATGCACCACGGTGCCGAACACGACGGTGACGAGGAAGAACGTCCCGATCGCCTCGAGCAGCACGCCGGCGCCCGCCGACACCCCCGTCGCGAGCGACGGCGTCCCGAAGTGCGCGGCCGCGATGGCGGCGGGCGGATACGCCGCCTGCAGCGCCGCGCCGCCGAGCCACGCGCCGAGGAGCTGCGCAATCAGGTATGCGAACGCCATCCCGAGCGGCATGCGGCCGGAGACGGCGAAGCCGCACGTCACCGCGGGATTGAAGTGCCCGCCGGAAATCACCCCCAACGCCGAGACCATCACCGCGATCGCGAGCCCGTGCGCGAGCGCGACGCCGAGCAGCCCGACGCCGCCGTGGGTCACCTCGTTCGCGATGATCGCGCCCGCCCCGGCAAAGATCAGCGTGAACGTGCCGAT
This is a stretch of genomic DNA from bacterium. It encodes these proteins:
- a CDS encoding divergent polysaccharide deacetylase family protein is translated as VPRPPRENPEDSQSPAVAPAPSGVPPGGAGRARVAVIFDDAGYSLQTAREVMALPRPVTISVLPGLPFSTPIAEEAARRGVQVILHLPVQPDNPGLALGPGGITVDMSDDAIAQTVASDFASVPGAVGTNNHMGSRGTADPRVMRAVLGVVKARRVFFIDSLTSPRSVAAETARTMGVPTAVRAVFLDNQDDETYVRGQFHALIRVAQTHGQAIAIGHVGKVTARVLREMLPEFDEAGIRFVFVSSLVH
- a CDS encoding leucyl aminopeptidase, whose translation is MRVTTADTLPHATPCDLLALAVPEPGTLDGDAAAVDRHLGGRLGEAARADAFTGKRGRTLLLHTLDSPFRRVLLVGTGRDHGPEAVRRYSAVAVRAARDLRAARVAVAVPLEDTARGTGEADSAGERVRAAAEGAGLAAYRFDRYRSQDNGAPDEAVVLARGDAAAAARAVRQADIAVAATSRARDLVNEPANVVTPAALAQVAREIASRDGLDCRIIELDEAREMGMGLFAAVAAASSQPAKFIVLDYRPPQAGTQAARTVALAGKGITFDSGGLSIKTAGGMATMKSDMAGAAAVLAAMGALRELAVPVRVLGIAAATENMISGHATRPGDIVRGLGGKTVEINNTDAEGRLVLADALAFAVRDGAAEIIDLATLTGSCVVALGDHTAGLMTNDQPLADRLLRAAGAAGEQLWQLPMYEEFTEAMRGEISDLKNSAGREGGAERAAAFMGEFVGGTPWAHLDIAGPAFAEDRKGPPYVPPGGTGYGVRTLLRYLESAPGR
- a CDS encoding aquaporin — its product is MAQTQAPWKPLLAEVIGTFTLIFAGAGAIIANEVTHGGVGLLGVALAHGLAIAVMVSALGVISGGHFNPAVTCGFAVSGRMPLGMAFAYLIAQLLGAWLGGAALQAAYPPAAIAAAHFGTPSLATGVSAGAGVLLEAIGTFFLVTVVFGTVVHPAAPRIGGLAIGLTITMDILAFGALTGAAVNPARAIGPALWSGAWADQWVYWIGPLLGGAAAGALYGGAYLPGADSR